The genomic stretch ATCGCGGAGAAGACCGGCCACGATGTGGTCCCCGACGCGCGCCTGCGCGAGCGCAACCTCGGCATCTTCCAGGGGCTCGACGGCGACGAGATCCGCGCGCGCTACCCGACGGAGTACGAGGAGCACCGCAACGGCGGCGCCGATCACGCCGTGCCCGAGGGAGAGAGCTTCCGGCAACAAACCCGACGTAACATGGTCTGCCTGGAGGAGTTGGCGAAGCGCCACGCCGGAGAGATCATCATGGTGGTCACCCACGGCGGTGTCCTGAGCGCCCTGTTCCGGCATACGCTGGACATCTCCCTGGACGCGCCGCGGCGCTTCTCGTTCAAGAACGCCAGCGTCAACCTCTTCAAGTTCCAGGACGGCATCTGGGGGCTGGAGACCTGGGGCGACATCACCCACCTGCAGCGGGTGGGCGCCCTGGACCTGTCCTATTTCTGAACCGCGCGGAGACAACCGGGGACAAGGACGACATGGAACACGAGAGATCACCGGGAGCCAGGTTCCGGCGCGCCGTGCAGGAAGAACGCCCGCTGCAGGTGGTGGGCGCCATCAACGCCTACTGCGCGCTGCTGGCCGAGCGCCAGGGGTTCCGCGCGCTCTACCTTTCCGGCGCGGGAGTGGCCAACGCTTCCTTCGCCCAGCCCGACCTGGGCATCACCACCCTGAATGACGTGCTCGAGGACGTGCGCCGGATCACCGGGGCCAGCCCGCTGCCGCTGCTGGTGGACATCGACACGGGCTGGGGCACTGCCTTCAACATCTCCCGCACCATCCGCGAGATGGTCCGGGCGCAGGCCGCGGCCGTGCACATGGAAGACCAGGTCGCGGCCAAGCGCTGCGGCCACCGGCCCAACAAGCAGATCGTTCCGACGGACGAGATGGTGGACCGCATCAAGGCGGCGGCCGACGGCCGCACCGACGACCAATTCGTGATCATGGCGCGCACCGATGCCTTCGCCAGCGAGGGGCTGGACGCGGCGCTGGAGCGGGTGCGGCGCTACGTGGAGGCCGGCGCGGACATGATCTTCCCGGAGGCCGTGTACACGCTGGAACATTACCGCGCCTTCTGCGACAACGTGGACGTGCCGGTGCTGGCCAACCTGACGGAGTTCGGCAAGACGCCGCTGTTCGGCGTGGATGAGTTGCGCGAGGCCGGCGTGGGGCTCGTGCTCTATCCGCTTTCCGCGTTCCGCGCCATGAGCCAGACCGCCATGGAGGTCTACCGCACGATCCGCGAGGACGGCACCCAGAGCGGCTTGACGGAGCGGATGCAGACCCGGGAGCAGCTCTACGACGTGCTCGGCTACCATGCCTACGAGCAGAAGCTGGACGCCCTGTTCAGCAAGGAATAGCCCCAGCAACCCCAAACCCTTTTTCGCCATGACCGACGTTTCCGTGCGTGACGCCCAACGGCCCCGGCCCGATGCGGTCCTCTCCGACATGGCCGCCTATGCCCTCTCCGAAGGGCCGTTCTCCGAAGAGGCGCGGGAGACCGCGCGCCTATGTCTCATGGACAGCCTGGGCTGCGCCCTAGCGGCGCTGGAGTTCCCGGCGTGCACCAAGCTGCTGGGGCCGGTGGTGCCCGGCGCCGTCATGCCCGGAGGCGCGCGCGTGCCCGGCACCGCGTGGGAGCTGGACCCCGTGCAGGCCGCCTTCAACATCGGCGCCATGATCCGCTGGCTCGACTTCAACGACACCTTCCTGGCGGCGGAATGGGGCCACCCCTCCGACAACCTGGGCGCGATCCTGGCGGTGGCGGACTACCTCGACCGCCGCGCGGGCGACGGCGCCGGCGGCGTCACCATGGGCGACGTGCTCACGGCCATGATCAAGGCCCACGAGATCCAGGGCGTCGTGGCGCTGGAGAACAGCTTCAACCGCGTCGGGCTGGACCACGTGCTGCTGGTGCGCGTGGCCAGCACCGCGGTGGCGGCGGCCATGCTCGGCGGCGACGAGGAGCAGGTGGTAAACGCCCTCTCCAACGCCTGGATCGACGGCGGCGCGCTGCGCACCTACCGCCACGCGCCCAACACCGGCTCGCGCAAGAGCTGGGCCGCGGGCGACGCCGCCGGCCGCGCGGTGCGGCTGGCGCTCATGGCGCTCCAGGGGGAGATGGGCTATCCGTCGGCGCTCTCGGCCAAGGGCTGGGGCTACTATGACGTGCTCTTCAAAAGCCGGCCCTTCTCGTTCAGCCAGCCCTACGGCAGCTACGTCATGGAGAACGTGCTGTTCAAGATCTCCTTTCCCGCGGAGTTCCACGCCCAGACCGCGGTGGAGGCGGCGCTGGAGCTGCACGGCGCGGTGAAGGATCGGCTCGACGACATCGAGCGCGTCGTCATCGAGACCCAGGAGGCGGGCTCACGCATCATCGACAAGACCGGACCGCTGGATAACCCCGCGGACCGGGACCACTGCCTGCAGTACATGGTGGCGATCCCGCTGATCCACGGCGAACTGACCGCGCGGCACTACGAGGACGAGGTAGCCGTGGACCCACGCATCGACGCGCTGCGCGACAAGATGGAGGTGCGGGAGAACCCGCAATTCACCGTCGACTACATGGACCCGGACAAGCGCGCCATCGGCAACGCGGTGCAGGTGTTCTTCAAGGACGGCAGCGCCACGGCGCGGGTGGAAGTGGCCTACCCCATCGGCCACCGCAGGCGCCGGAGCGAGGGCGTGCCGCTCCTGGAAGAGAAGTTCGAGCGCCACCTCGCGGCGCGCCTTTCCGCGGCCAAGTGCGACGCGATACTCCAGGCGTGCGCCTCCCGGGATGTCCTGGAAGCGATGCGGGTGCGGGATTTCATGGATCATTGGGTGGTGGCAGACCGATAGAAGGAGACGTTCGAATGAGGTGGTGCAGGTTCCGAAGCGACAACAAGACGGCCTTCGGGTTCATCGACGACGCGGACAGCGTCAGCGTCATCGGCGGCAGCCCCTTCGAGAACTACACCGTCACCGGCGAGACCCACGCCCTGGCGGACGTCAAGCTGCTGGCGCCGGTCGTGCCGCCGACCTTCTACGCCGCGGGGGTCAACTACCGGGAGCACGTTACGTTCGCCGCACAGGTTCGCGGCGAGGAGCCCGTGTTCCCACCCAAGCCCGACGTGGGGTACCGGGCGGTCAACGCGCTGGCGGCTGACGGAGACGCCATCGTCATTCCCCATGACGCCTCCGAGAAGGTGCAGTACGAGGGCGAGCTGGTGGCGGTCATCGGCCGCACCTGCCGCAACGTGCCCGAGGACGAAGCGCTGGACTACGTGTTCGGCTACACAATCGGCAACGACGTGAGCGAGCGTACGTGGCAGCGCTCCGACCGCACCCTGTGGCGCGCCAAGAACACCGACACCTTCAAGCCCATGGGCCCGTGGATCATCACCGATCTCGACCCGGACGACCTGCACGTGACCATCACCTTGAACGACCGGGTGGTGGGCGAATACGACGTGAAGGACGCCATCTTCGGCGTGGCCCGCTACATCAGCGCCATGAGCCGCTACCTGACCCTGGTGCCGGGCGATGTGCTCTGGATGGGCACGGACGGCGCCACCGAGAACATGAAGGACGGCGACGTGGTGGCGGTGGAAATCAATCACATCGGCACGCTGTGCAATCCCGTGGTGCGGGAACAGGATCCGGCGGGTCCCTGAACCCGAGCCGGAACCACGGTGTCCGAACTCTTCCTCATCCTGGTGACCTTCGTCGCCTCCACCACTGCCGCGGTCGTGGGCCTCGGCGGCGGCATCTTGCTGATCTCGGTCATGCCCGGGCTCATCCCCACGTTCGCCATCATCCCGGTGCACGGGATGGTCCAGATCTTCAGCAACCTCACCCGCACGCTGTTCGGCCTGCGCTACGTGGTGTGGTCGTTCTTCGCGCCCTTCGTAGTCGGGGCGGTGTTGGGCGCCGCCCTGGGCTCGATGCTGGTGGTGGACCTCCGCTCCGACTACCTGCCGTTGATCATCGGCTGTTTCATCCTTCTCATCACCTGGGCTCCGGCCATCCGAAGCGTGCCTCAAATTCCCGGCAAGTTCGGCATCATCGGCGCGGTGCAGACCTTCCTTTCGCTCTTCGTCGGCGTTGTGGGCCCCCTGAACATGCCGTTCCTGATACGCGAGGGCCTGTCCCGCGATCGCGTGGTGATCACGCACTCCACGCAGATGACCGCGGTGCACGTCATCAAGGTGTCCACTTTCTTCTTGCTTGGATTCACCTTTGCACCGTACCTTTACCTGATAGCCGGCATGGTCCTGAGTGCGACCCTGGGCTCCTGGGTGGGCACCCGCTGGCGCTCACGGGTGCCGGAGGCCCTGTTCCGAACGATTCTCAAGTGGGTCGTCACGCTGCTGGCGCTACGGATGATCCTGGGCGTGGGACTCTAGCGCGGCCAACGCCCGCGCATGACGAAACGGAGGCGGTGAGCCATGGCAAAGGAACGTATCAAGGACCTGCTCGACCGCGGCTCGGCGGGTACGGACGTGACCGTGGAGGGGTGGCTGCGCACCGTGCGCCACAGCAAGAACGTCTCGTTCCTCGACATCTCGGACGGCTCGTGCATGGCCGGCATCCAGGCCGTGGCCGCGCCGGAGCTGGACAACTACGAGCCCGAGATCAACAAGCT from Deltaproteobacteria bacterium encodes the following:
- a CDS encoding histidine phosphatase family protein — translated: MDATYVMVVRHGETEWNTEGRRQGHLDSTLTAKGRAQAEALAQRFTPESCNAIYSSDLGRAYETAKVIAEKTGHDVVPDARLRERNLGIFQGLDGDEIRARYPTEYEEHRNGGADHAVPEGESFRQQTRRNMVCLEELAKRHAGEIIMVVTHGGVLSALFRHTLDISLDAPRRFSFKNASVNLFKFQDGIWGLETWGDITHLQRVGALDLSYF
- the prpB gene encoding methylisocitrate lyase, translated to MEHERSPGARFRRAVQEERPLQVVGAINAYCALLAERQGFRALYLSGAGVANASFAQPDLGITTLNDVLEDVRRITGASPLPLLVDIDTGWGTAFNISRTIREMVRAQAAAVHMEDQVAAKRCGHRPNKQIVPTDEMVDRIKAAADGRTDDQFVIMARTDAFASEGLDAALERVRRYVEAGADMIFPEAVYTLEHYRAFCDNVDVPVLANLTEFGKTPLFGVDELREAGVGLVLYPLSAFRAMSQTAMEVYRTIREDGTQSGLTERMQTREQLYDVLGYHAYEQKLDALFSKE
- a CDS encoding bifunctional 2-methylcitrate dehydratase/aconitate hydratase; the encoded protein is MTDVSVRDAQRPRPDAVLSDMAAYALSEGPFSEEARETARLCLMDSLGCALAALEFPACTKLLGPVVPGAVMPGGARVPGTAWELDPVQAAFNIGAMIRWLDFNDTFLAAEWGHPSDNLGAILAVADYLDRRAGDGAGGVTMGDVLTAMIKAHEIQGVVALENSFNRVGLDHVLLVRVASTAVAAAMLGGDEEQVVNALSNAWIDGGALRTYRHAPNTGSRKSWAAGDAAGRAVRLALMALQGEMGYPSALSAKGWGYYDVLFKSRPFSFSQPYGSYVMENVLFKISFPAEFHAQTAVEAALELHGAVKDRLDDIERVVIETQEAGSRIIDKTGPLDNPADRDHCLQYMVAIPLIHGELTARHYEDEVAVDPRIDALRDKMEVRENPQFTVDYMDPDKRAIGNAVQVFFKDGSATARVEVAYPIGHRRRRSEGVPLLEEKFERHLAARLSAAKCDAILQACASRDVLEAMRVRDFMDHWVVADR
- a CDS encoding fumarylacetoacetate hydrolase family protein; protein product: MRWCRFRSDNKTAFGFIDDADSVSVIGGSPFENYTVTGETHALADVKLLAPVVPPTFYAAGVNYREHVTFAAQVRGEEPVFPPKPDVGYRAVNALAADGDAIVIPHDASEKVQYEGELVAVIGRTCRNVPEDEALDYVFGYTIGNDVSERTWQRSDRTLWRAKNTDTFKPMGPWIITDLDPDDLHVTITLNDRVVGEYDVKDAIFGVARYISAMSRYLTLVPGDVLWMGTDGATENMKDGDVVAVEINHIGTLCNPVVREQDPAGP
- a CDS encoding sulfite exporter TauE/SafE family protein codes for the protein MSELFLILVTFVASTTAAVVGLGGGILLISVMPGLIPTFAIIPVHGMVQIFSNLTRTLFGLRYVVWSFFAPFVVGAVLGAALGSMLVVDLRSDYLPLIIGCFILLITWAPAIRSVPQIPGKFGIIGAVQTFLSLFVGVVGPLNMPFLIREGLSRDRVVITHSTQMTAVHVIKVSTFFLLGFTFAPYLYLIAGMVLSATLGSWVGTRWRSRVPEALFRTILKWVVTLLALRMILGVGL